The genomic window TAGGCATGAATTGTGAGAAGAACGCAGTGGTTTGTGAGGGCTATCACGAAAAACAAATATGGAAGAGCGGCAAAGAAAAAGCTGAAGAAGGTAAATGACGAAACGAGTCGGATGAAAAACGCATCTTTAACGATTCCTCCAAGCTAATGCCATTGCCAGAGCGTATGCGACATGAGTGCCAGCCTATTATCACAATGCAGCCAATTTTTCATGGGGTAGAGACAGCAGAGGACATGATATTTTGGAAACATTATATCAACCATCTCAGCAACGTACTGACAGTTGAAGGCGAGGCTAAAAACGCTTTCAAAGATATTATCCTGCCACTTGCAAATCAGCATCAGGGGTTGATGCACTCCATTCTGGCTGTAAGCAGCAAACATATCGACCTAGACTCGCCATATGGAGCCAAAATACTTCAAGATAACTCTGCCGTAACCCCGGAGTCTTTACAACAAAGAGGCGACTATCATCACGATGAGGCATTGAGGAGACTTTACAAAGACATGGAGAACCCTGTACCCAAGGAGGACCCAGCACATGACACGGTGCTTGCCGCTCGATACGGACAAATACTCTGTCTGCTCCTTCAGACGAGAGCCGAAGGAAATCCTAGAGGCGAGCATCGGGTCCATCTGCAAGCATATCAGACCCTAATCCAACACTCACCGCCAGAAAACAAGACATTTCATACGTTTATAACCGAGTTCTTTCAGTATCACATATACGCTGACGACCTTTTATGGCATTCCGGAGCCAACTCAAGTCGCTTGTCTACAGACTCCTCGGGGCCTCCATCCCAGATCCATCCACCTCGACTGATCGGGGTTGGGGACGGGTTATTCCGATGCCTTTCACAGATCACTACGCTGCGAAATGTGATCAGAGCAAACGTAGCCGCGTCAGTAGACCCTGTTGTCGACTACACCAGCTTGTATCGTGCGGCCGAAATTGACGCGGCCATTAGAGAGTGGGTCCCTCGATGGCCACTTGGAGACAGCCGCCATAGAGTTGGGCCGCTGTACAAGCAAATGATGTGGGTGTATCTCTTCCGGACAATATAtccgccatcaacaacaccatcaaGACGTTCTACGTTTATGACATTGCCTGTAACTTCATCGCAGCACAACACGGGCCACTTGCAACGACGAGCCTCAATGGTTGCCAGCGTTGGCTCGTCGACGTCCTCGTCCGCGATATTGTCTAACCTGACATCACTAACAGGATCCCATACAGCACAAAGTTGCCCATCCTCACGGAATCCCTCACGTACCAGCTCAATGCATGAGCAGGACACAATTCCACTAGTCGGTGAAGAGTGCCAAGACGGTCACAAACAATCGTCCCCTCCGCCAGCAAGAAGACCGGCGCAGGATGATCGTCGGATTACTTTAGCAGTGGAAGAATCACTAGCCATTCTTGAGTCCTTCAAGCCGTGTGATCCAGCTCAGACACTTCTATTAATACCTTGCACTGTCATTGGCACTGCTTGTTTCGACAGCACCCAACGCAGCCGAATTCGAACGGCCATCAAAGTTATTCGTGGATACACAGGACTACGAAGCTCTGATCGCGTGATGGAGCTGCTAGAGGAAGTCTGGTCTCTGATGGATCAAGGTGACTGGGTGTCCGTGTGGGATTGGCAATTCATTGCAAAGAGACTTGGGCTAGATTTCCTCTGTGCCTGACAACGGACTTTGAGATGATTGATTCATTTCACCGTACCACTCAAATATACGAACACGGAAGTGATGTCGACTGCTGACGTGGCAACATATGCATGAGTATAGCGTACAGTCACATGAGCATCATGTCAGTCGTTTGCCTCAAGCATACCTGAAGCACTTTGGGCCATTGCATCTGATTCTACAATCTGTATTTctgccttttcttttctgataagtcttttttttttcggcacAATCTCCTGGAACTTCTCGCATGAATCCATGGAGTCCTCGCTGTCGACAAGTACTCATTTATACGTTTACATACGCACAGGCGTACAAGATCTGGGCTGGGTGGCTATGTGAGACAAATCAAATTTCATCCAGAAGAAAAGATCTCTGTTTTCACAAACATCTCTCTTTTCGGGAGCGAGGGGGCTTTGTTTTCCGGCGGGTTGGCAATTGTCACCGGCAACGGGCGGCGGGAGGCATTTGCATTCACATTGAAGCGAACTCTTATGGGTAACAGGCACTAGCGGTTTCCAGATGCTGGTGGCGATGACCTGGGGGCATTTGGATCATACTGTTCAGGGCTGGCGTTGTGGTTTGTTTTAACTAGCGGCTGGTTGGCATGCAACGAGAGCGTCTGTCTATACCGATGTATTCGAAACTCATTTGGACAGCACAAGCAGTTCACGCGATTACTTCTTgttacttactttttttctttcatcttttttttttcattttacCTACCCGAGTGGCCAGATATCTCGGTCTCTTGTTTCCCACTTCATACCGCTATTGCCATCCCTTGTTACCCGGATCAAGCTTTTATACCACAGGCTCAAGGGCGGCAGGCGCTGCATCTCGTGTTTCCAACGATCTTCTTGATGAATGAAACAAATTGTTAACGGCCTTAATTCCAAGTACTCCTAACGTGATTGTTATAACATATGTACGGCTGACTCGAAGCCTTACTGTTACACTTCctcagcttcttcttcggcatCATTCTCCTCAACAATCAGTCCACCTCCAAACTCAGTCGCAAATATGTCTGCCATTCTGCGGTCCTTGATGGCAAACACAACCTCCAAACCATCCCATCCCTCTCCATCATCTTTGTCCTTCCCTTTTCTTCCACACAAGACCTTCTTCCACGCTCTCGCGATTTCTCTGACTGGATTTCCATACGCACCGCATCCCCAAGCCCCCAGCACGAGCCTGTCAACTCCCCTTCCTTTAACCATCCTCATCACAGCTCTCATCTTCCTGAGGACTATTTCCTTATCCTTATCTTCCACGTACACATTCCCCTCCACATCCGGCATCCGCAACATGGCCGCTGTGACCACATCCACGAAAAACCTCTTCGAGACGGGGAGATCATCGCCCTGTGCATCCCAGCTCCTGACAACAAGCACATCGGGCGTATACACGCCTCCTACATCGGGGAGACGGTAGAAATCCTCCCGCAGAGAAGGATATAGCGTCGTACGCCCGCAGAGGCATTCCTCCTGCGACGTGGCACCGGTCAAAATGCCACCGCCAGGGCGCAAGGGACTAGCCATGTTGAGGACGGCCACGCGAGGCATAAGCCGGGATGCTGCTTCGAGGGTATCCGTAACCCGGAGGGTGATGCGGATAGCCAGAGTCGACGGCTCGGGCCCGGCATCTGTTGCTAAAGTCTTTCCGGAGGGTCCGTCACGCCGGACAGCTTCCTGGGAGGAGTTGCACTTGGGAGGATCGACGACGAGACAGGCTGCTTCTACTCCTCTTCTCGCGCGGGCATTGGATTGCAGGACCAGGGGAACAGTCTTGTTCAGGAacgcctttgccttttttgcGCGGGCGTCCCTTCTTGCTCGCGCGATCCGAGGCGGAAGAGGCATTTTCTCGTCTTGTCTAGTTGACATGCTGGGTTCCTTTCGAGTGCAGCCGGCTTAGATGAATGAGGTGTTGTTGACGTACTACGACAGCCAGGCTGGGCCGGGTACCCTGACGGTCAGGACAGCCACGAGCAGACACGTTTCGGCCAATGGTTTGCTTCGGATTAAGTATCCAAGAACCTTAGTGGGCAAAACAACGATAATTGTAATGATGGAACCACGACGTGACGGGTATAAAAGTAAATCGGTCAAGGGGACTCACGCGGTGACCAGACCAGCGGCTGGCGCTGGgcttggccgccttgtcaATTCATCAGATTTGAAAGCCTATTGAATAATACTCTGCCAACTGACACACAAGCAAAATACAGCATCATTCCAATATATTTCCATCAGGCCGTTGCACATGCGCCGGGAATACCAAACAAACACTCGCTAGTACTGAAGCAACCAAGACACGGACCTCAACATGACTGACTGACTCCCTTAATTGTGACGGGCTTGTTCTCATCAGTCGGTAGCGACGCAACTCTGCCTTCCAAGCCCCGGGATGCCACTGTGCTCAAAAAATCTCCACTTCAATCGTCTCGCTTATCTCCTTCAAAGTAGAGTTTCCCAAGAGACTGCCCTCCCACCCCCGGGCTCCCGAGACCGGATGAACCTGCTCTAGCCTCACCCCTATCCAGCTGCTGAACAATTCTCTCCGCGGTCTCCCTGGTAGTAGGGTGTCTGCCTGTAGGCAGAGGCCCACGGAAGGTAGTATCCACAAAGTTGTCTTGTTCCGTGAGCATTCCATGGTGTGgagcatcagcagcaactccatccatcatccgAGCATCTCGTCTTTCCTGGATGGCAGAGGCGCTCATGGGTGTATCGCCTCCGCTCATCATGGTGTCTCTGTCCCTACGATAGTCGCTCATTCCCGAGTTTGTTCGCTCCAGGTTCCAGGCTTGGTGTGCTGCAGACGCGCCTGGGGGAGCACGACGGTGGTAAATGGGGCCAGAGACGGTGCTGCCAGCGCCTTCGCCGAATCCCACAAGCGACGCGGACCCGTCGTCACTCATCCTATCCTCGTAACCACCAACAGATCGAgtcgccatcatgtccatgtcttcGTCCATGGCATCGGGTTCGGCGCCCATGCTGGCTACCGAGTCAGCTTCCCGGTAGTTGGTGTCGGTGCTAAACATATCCTCGTCGCGCTCGCCGGCAGTCGTCCGGGTATCATCGCCAACGTGACTCTCTGTGGCGCTTGCTGAGCCAACCGTGCTCATCTTGGTGACTGCCACGGGTTGGCCATTGCTATCGAAGTATGAAGGGGTCAGGTTGTGTGTGGTCGGGAAGTTTGGCGGAAACCCTCCACCAGTTGTCGATGTAGGAGTGGTTTGGGGAGAAATGGAAGATGCTCTTCCTCTtgctccccctcctcctccttccccGGCAGCCACAGGGCCGGCGCGAAGTGTCGATACTCGCTCAAGCCCAGCCAAGCGCGATATCCGATCGGCTCGTTCAGCCTCGaggctggtggtggacgGATTATGCTGATGCCCGCGGCCAAGAGGGCCAGAAGCAAAGTGGCCTCGATGGCCGTCTTTTATGGCAGTCGTAGACAGCGCGGATAGTGACGTCGTCGTGCTAGTGGGTGTCCCTCTACACCACAGTGGACTGTTAGCCAACTCTGAATCGACCGCGACAAAGTGACGCTAAGAAGTGCGATGTTGACGGTGGACTGCAAAATGGGCTGCATACGGCATCTCAGATGGTGTTTCGGGATTCGACCCCGGCGGGGGCAGATTGATGAGAGTCGGGTGCGAGCCTTGCGACAtggtggtgtctggtgttggaCGGGAGACTATATGTTGACCGAGTTGCAGGATGAGTGTGCAAAGGCTGAGGAGACGGGAGACGATGAGCCTTGGGCAGCGGGTGCTGCGCCGTCCGTCCCAAGGACGCTGCGATGGTTACGCGGTCGCGTCGACAATGGCGCGATAGTCGTCGATTAATGCGAGGCAGCCAGGTCAATGGTTCGGATAATCGTGGTTGAGCGATGATGGATTCAACCTGTGCGCCTAGTAGTCGTGAGCAGATGGAATATGAAGGAGGAGACCCGCTTCCGAGTTGTTCAGTCGAGCGCATTCTACGGAGAACAGTTGCGGCGTTTCAGACTTCAGGTCTTGGGCCAGTTATGAACGACTTGTGAAGACGACCATGAGCAGGTGCGACTGGCTgcctggcctggcttgtACGTATTACGACTTGGCGTGGATGCATGGGACCAGTCAGTCCACCAGTCCACCAGTCCGGCATCGCGCCTTGCATAAGCGCTCCAAGCACAGGGCACGGAGCACCGGACAGAGCAGAGCAACACTTGGGGCAGGTGCCCACTCAACTGTAAATTGCCGTgttcctccatgtcccccaCTGAGCAGCCCGGAAGCCCGCCAGGCCACGCAGCCAAATCGCGGGGCAGGAGGGGCGAGCCATCGCCAATGACGTAGACGGTTGGCAAAGGTGATTGGCTAAGGTCTCTTGTTTCCAACAGCTTCAGAGGCAAGAGCAGCCTGCtatcgtacggagtagcgagTACCTGACTCCATACTCACCCTGTTACCCTAGAGCATCCGACTCGATCAAGTAATAGTATCTGTAAAGGGGGTTTCGTGTACCGCGCATAATGACCGTTTTCGATATTGTGTTTTTTTGTATCCTGCCTCTTCTGTTTATTTGTCACCGTTGCTCTACTTGGCAGCTATATGTATCGACTGCGTTTCATGCAGCGCCACCTTGACGCCGCCTGCGCTTTCCGTGAAGATCTTGACTCTCTCTACAAATTCCATACACGGATCGCGGTTTTCCACCTCGGCAAATTCCTGTGCTAGCCTAACTAACAAGTAAACGGATTGTGTGATGATCTGTTGCCGTGCTGGACATATCCTTGGGCCGCCCGAAAATGGCACAAATTCCCATTTCGGCGCCCTACCCTCAAATCGACTCGGCCGGAAAACATCGGTGTCATCACCCCAAACTTCTGCATCATGAAGATGGGCGTAAAGATCAAGCGAAACCACAGTGCCCTTGGGTACAAATACCGGGCTGCGGCCTTGCGGTCCTCCGCCTCTGGGGAGGACTGTGTCCCGAATCGCCGTTCGGCTTAGCCGTCCGGTTGATCCGTGCAGCCGCAAGGCTTCCAGTACGGTGTATCggaagagagagagcgaTCTCAGAAGCTCAAAGCTTAGGTTTTGGTCGCCTAGAGCAATCGCCTGCTTTCGAAGCTCTGTCCAGAGATCTGGGTTGCGAGCAAGATGAAAGAGGGTATTGGAGAGCACAACTGCGGTGCTCTCGAACGCCGGCAAGAAAATGTTCATCATCTCGTATCTTAGAGTCATTGGCTTCCGGATCCGCTTTGCCATCTCATCAAGGAGCACATATCGCGAATTCGACTGGCCACCCCTTTTCTTCTCGTCTAGCGGGTTCGGTTGGGAAGCCGCTGCTAGTGCACGAGAGACTTGACGGTCCACAAAAGCATGGATCTTGTCGATATTCTCATCTACTGTGTCATTGAATAGAGACCCGAGGGCCGCAAAGGCATGGCGGCGTTTGGTCGTACCTATCAGCGCCTGAGAGAAGGCTTCCATCAACTCATCTCCTTGGGTAGCATTTCGATCTAGTGAATTGAAAGATTCCCCAAAAATGAATTCCGTCCCGCTATCCAGAAACTAAGAGGCAATCAGTGCACTCGCCCATAACTATAGCGATAGGCTGTCAAACTGTCAAAGAGAAAGATCCAAGCTTGGAAAATCATAGAAACACTCACCAGCCTGCAGATAAGGGGCTTCAAATCGACAGTGCTTCCATCGCGGGGTATCAAGGAAAGCATGCGGTCAACATGTTTCTTGAAGCGATGAACATCGCTCAGCTCTGCGCGCAAGAACAAGGGTTTGAGCGCATCTCGTGAGTGTTTCCAAGCCGGTCCATCCTTGGTAAATATCCCATGGCCGATGAGTCTCAGAATAGGTGTGATCCGAATGGTTTGTTTATCATAGTCTTCGAAGTTGGCAGCAAGCATAGCGCGAAAGTTGTGCGAGTCCATAGTGGCAATGGTCTTTCCAGCTGGGGACCGTTCTTCGATTGTTCGACCATATTGAGCAAACTTTTCCTGGTAAAACTGGTTGTATTTGCCTAACACAAGGGCCTCAAACCTCTTGCGCTGTAGATCTTTACCTGACGGGTCTAATATCCACGGAAGGCGATGCGGATATTTGTTTGCTGCCTCACAACCGAGCTGTCGGGGTCTCCGATACTGATACCATTTCAGGAAAAGCCTGTACCCTACGAAAATTGCGGCAAGCCAGAAAGAAACCACGACCGAGTGAACAAGATGCATTTCCCTCCACTGGCTGCAGGCATCAGCTGCAAGGAAATAATGACTCGATTCGAAAGGAGGCCAGGAAGACCAACGTCCTACGGCACGAGATTTGAATGGCTACGAAGAGATACTATTCAAATACCtctgttgctgctgatgccCAACATATCCATGATTCGATTCGCCTTTGATGGCCAATGGCTAACGTGCATCTAAAGTCGTATTTCAGCCAAGGGGTGAACCGAATCAGGTGGAATGCGATGGTCTACGTATGGAGCAGTAGCTTGAAACCAATCATCCATGCGTGTCAGCCGCTTTACAGAAGTTCCTTTCCCCCCGTACGGGAAATCCGGGCTGCGCCTGTAATATGCGGTCATCTTGGACCATCGGGGCTAAAGAGGGTTGACTTGTACCGCGTCCTAGCCAGTTCAGCCAAGGCTTTACAGTCAGGTGAACGACACAGACCATGAAGTGATCCTTGAAATTTCTGGCCGTTGAAAAtttgtcttttgttttcccaccgcctcgtcatcctccgcAGGGAAGGCCAGTCATTCCGAGACTCGCGATCACGATCCACGGACGGCACGGGCCGCTGAGAGGTTGGTGTTCCTCAGTTAAATTGCTTGATAGCCTTGATCATCCAGTGCAAGGTTCTACTTGCAGCTGGATATC from Metarhizium brunneum chromosome 2, complete sequence includes these protein-coding regions:
- the moc3_0 gene encoding Transcriptional regulatory protein moc3 gives rise to the protein MEKHLTLVTDGETLWASDRGMSSDDGAWEGVVLPSPSPTEAAWKGAPLSRPVQTGQLSPVSSGVDTSLDSSSVPTTAHSASSSCTDSWSIGYVDQDEGDNEVTWETWEHAQDEVMTAPKLEPNDDDIKLGDVTVAPLTPIQQIALQHNSEIKQKRPRGRPRKHPQPQAVNVNKVTKGRSKTGCITCRKRKKKCDEAKPRCMNCEKNAVVCEGYHEKQIWKSGKEKAEEERMRHECQPIITMQPIFHGVETAEDMIFWKHYINHLSNVLTVEGEAKNAFKDIILPLANQHQGLMHSILAVSSKHIDLDSPYGAKILQDNSAVTPESLQQRGDYHHDEALRRLYKDMENPVPKEDPAHDTVLAARYGQILCLLLQTRAEGNPRGEHRVHLQAYQTLIQHSPPENKTFHTFITEFFQYHIYADDLLWHSGANSSRLSTDSSGPPSQIHPPRLIGVGDGLFRCLSQITTLRNVIRANVAASVDPVVDYTSLYRAAEIDAAIREWVPRWPLGDSRHRVGPLYKQMMWVYLFRTIYPPSTTPSRRSTFMTLPVTSSQHNTGHLQRRASMVASVGSSTSSSAILSNLTSLTGSHTAQSCPSSRNPSRTSSMHEQDTIPLVGEECQDGHKQSSPPPARRPAQDDRRITLAVEESLAILESFKPCDPAQTLLLIPCTVIGTACFDSTQRSRIRTAIKVIRGYTGLRSSDRVMELLEEVWSLMDQGDWVSVWDWQFIAKRLGLDFLCA
- the lepH gene encoding Cytochrome P450 monooxygenase lepH, coding for MHLVHSVVVSFWLAAIFVGYRLFLKWYQYRRPRQLGCEAANKYPHRLPWILDPSGKDLQRKRFEALVLGKYNQFYQEKFAQYGRTIEERSPAGKTIATMDSHNFRAMLAANFEDYDKQTIRITPILRLIGHGIFTKDGPAWKHSRDALKPLFLRAELSDVHRFKKHVDRMLSLIPRDGSTVDLKPLICRLFLDSGTEFIFGESFNSLDRNATQGDELMEAFSQALIGTTKRRHAFAALGSLFNDTVDENIDKIHAFVDRQVSRALAAASQPNPLDEKKRGGQSNSRYVLLDEMAKRIRKPMTLRYEMMNIFLPAFESTAVVLSNTLFHLARNPDLWTELRKQAIALGDQNLSFELLRSLSLFRYTVLEALRLHGSTGRLSRTAIRDTVLPRGGGPQGRSPVFVPKGTVVSLDLYAHLHDAEVWGDDTDVFRPSRFEGRAPKWEFVPFSGGPRICPARQQIITQSVYLLVRLAQEFAEVENRDPCMEFVERVKIFTESAGGVKVALHETQSIHIAAK